CTACGGCGAAGACTTCCTTCAGGAAATCCAGGACTGGCTCAAGAAGCAGGCATAATAAAAAAACAGGTGGCGGCACAAGGCCGCCTCCTGTTTTTTTATAGCTTACTGACCAGATTGTAGATCCGCTCATATTCAAGCATCAGATTATCATATACGCTTAAGAAAGCCTCACAGCTGCTGTCCGCGTTTGCCATCACCACATCGTAATGGCCGATCACCAGATCACAGATTGCCGGGCAGAGCTTGCCTTTTTCGCTCTGCTCTTTTAATACCTCGATGATCTTTTCTTTTGGAAAGGCTTCCTTGTAGCTCCTGCGCTGCCGCAGCGCGCTGAGCACATCGGCAACGGCTACGATCCGCTGACCTTCTGTCAATTCCGCTGCGGACAGCCCCCTGTGATAGCCCAAGCCGTCGAGCTTTTCATGGTGCCGTATCGCGATCTCACAGACATCGTCAGCTACAGCTCCCCGCAGGATATCCTCTGAAATCTGTACATGGGTCTTCATAATCTTCATGGCCTGGGGACTCAGCTTTCCGGGATACTCCAATATTTCAAGGGGAATGGCGATTTTACCCACATCGTGAAGCAGCGCGCCATAATAAATTCTTTGCTTGTCCTCGGCGGAATAGTTCAGAAGGCGGGCAATTTCAACGCTGATTCCCACAGTGGTTACCGTATGGGTAACCGTGTACTCACTTCTGAAGTCGATGGAATACGCCAGCATCTGCAGATAAAGGTCGATATCCGCTGGTGACAGTACCAGCTTTTTCTGAATCTCCTCTATTTCCTGTTCATAGGCGCCGCTGTTTAAACTTTCAATAATCTGGAATTTCGCGTTGGTCTTTAAAAACAGCTCCACATGCTCCGGAGCAAACCGGCTGCCTGCCCCATCTGTAATTTCCGCTAAATCAAAAGCCCCGCCGTGGCTCTGCATACTGATGTCTACGCGGTCTGTCAGCTTGATCATCAGAGCAATATCCTTAAAATCACTTTCCACTTTATCATAGCGGTCATAATTCAGATGATGGAACAGAATTGCCTCTGCCTGCTCCTTCAACGGCGACAGATATTTTAAAAACAGGTAGCCGTAAATTGAGTGTTCCCATACATTGTCTGCCTCAAACTTGACCATTTTGTCAATCTCGTCAGTTTTATACGCACCGATGTCATGGAAAACACCGAGATTAAAGATTTCAAGCGCTTCCTTTTCGCTGTAGCGTTCACTGTCCCTGAGCATCTGATACAGCATATAGCCGACCCGTTCTCCATGGTTCACCAACCGCTCATCCACCAGTCCAAGGGTTTTTCTCACGATCCGGACCGCGTCTCCGCCCTGGATAATATCTGACCTTCTATCTTCTCCCATTCCTTTTCCCCTCGCAAAGTTTATGGTTCATTATCGCATAAAAGTATTTTCTTTTCAATGCTGTAACAAAGCTGAAGCCCGGAGCGCCTTTAAGAAATTTCATTGTGGCAATACCCTGCGGGTGCTATAATTCATAGGTATAAAAGCCAATATCTACCAGGAGGTGCACGCAATGGCAAATTTTAAAAAAACGCTTATGCCTGAGCAGGCAGAAGCGCTATTTAAAATACTACAGGAACGTTTTATAAAAAATATGGACCGTCATGAAAATCTTGAATGGGAGAAGCTGCGCATAAAGCTGGAAGAACATCCGGAAAAAATGTGGTCTCTTAACGCCATGGAGGAAAGCGGCGGTGAGCCGGATGTCATTGAATACGATGTTGAAACGGACCGCTTCATTTTTTACGACTGCTCAAAAGAAAGCCCGTTGGGCCGCAGAAAGCTATGCTATGATCAGGAAGCGCTGGAAAACAGAAAGGCAAACAAGCCGGAAGGCAGCGCTTTAGCCGCCGCGTCTGCCATGGGTATTGAGCTGTTGACAGAAGCGCAATACCGTGCGTTACAGCAAAAGGGGGATTTTGACACTAAAACCTCCAGCTGGGTTCTAACACCGCCAGACATAAGAAACCGGGGCGGCGCTCTTTTTTGTGACCGGCGCTATAACCATGTTTTTGTTTACCACAACGGTGCAGAATCCTATTATGCTGCAAGAGGGTTCCGGGGACTGCTGTGTGTATAATTTCCAGTGTCTGCGCTGTAAACAGAGACTAAAATAAAACCTGTATCAGAAACATATAGATTACTGTTCCTGCGCCAATGCTCAGAAGCGTATTTTTCTTCCATTTGTGAAGAGCTGTACCGCGTAAAAAAGAACAGACCCCAGATACCGGATATAAGCCAGCGGTGTTTTACCGTCAGGGAAAGCAAAGAAGGGTACGGGTTAATATTGTTCCAGATATAACGTTAAGGACTCATCGCACATCCCAAAGATTAGATATAACTTTTCCCGCCGCAGTTTTTATATTTTTCAAGCATGGATATGCCGTAGAACAGGTGTCTGGCATTTACCATAAGCGTTATGGTCATTCACTGTTATCCAAATTAAGGCTGCGCCTTCCCGCTTTATGAAGGGTCACCCATGACCCCCATAAAAAGCGGGATGCCGCTTTCGCTGTCCATGATGAAGTAAGCGTAGGGTGAATCCAGAACCAGCTCTACTGGTCCCTTCTGGTCTTCCATCGGCAGGGCCGCCACATCCATTTCCACCTCTGTGGCTGCGGCGGCCTCTGTTCCGCGCTCATCCACCCTGACAGCGGATTTCTGGATAACCTTTGAGACAAATAAAGGATAACCGTTCATCGTTCCCATTTTAGAAAAATCCGCCTGATTCCAGTCAAAAATTATCTCGAGCCCCATATCCCTGAGCAGATCACTCATGTCAATTTTATAATCCTGCTCAAATTTTGGCATATAAAGGTTCACTGCCCGTGACTCGGACCTGGACAGCGCATCTTTCAGCGTATCCTTCTCAAAAGCTGCGGCAAACTCATGGATATTTCTGCCATCTGTTGGCCGAAGCGCAATAAAGGACTGCCTGTAATTATTGTAAGGGAGTTTGATCCCCTCGGCGTTCTCTGTCTTAATGTACTGCATCCTGTCCTCATACTTGTTCATAAAGGGGTGCTCCACAGTTGTTCCGTCTTCTCTGTAGAATACACGGTCCTCTGTAAGGCTCTCCTCAAAGGGCGTATCCCAGACACCGCTAAAATACAAGGCATTGAGCAAAAGCATGGCGGCATCGCTCCCAGGCTCCTCATCCAGCATCTGCGGAATCATTCCATTGGTTTTCTCCGATACCCAGTTGTTGACATCATCTGCGGATTCACTGAGAGCCGCTTCAAATATTTCCGCTTCATAAATTTCTTTGGCCGTATTGATAAAATCATCCCTGGCCTCCAATGTCTCATTGAGCCAGATAGAGTTGGCAATATCCAGTCTTCCCCCATCCTCCGAACGCATTCTGAGCTCTGGGATCAGCTGTGCGCAGGCAGCATTCATCTGGTCTACCGGCATACCGAGCACCAGTTCAAGAGCCTTCTGTGTCTCGGCGTCCGAGCCGTTTGCCGTCATGGCCAGCGCGAAATAGGCTGACGCTGGAGAGATCAGAAAATTGCCTTCCCGGGCTTCAGCGCTTTTTGCGTAAAGTCCCGCTGCAAAGTTGCTGTACCCTTCACCGCTGCTGATCAGCATACCGGGCGTAGGCTCCGGTGTAGAAACAGGCGTCGGCGCTGCACTCGGCGTCACCTTCCCTGCGTCTTTTTTCCTATTATCCTTTGCCGTACAGGCTGTAAATATCCCAAGCATTATCACAGCCGACAGAGCGAAAGCGATTCCTTTTTTCATATTGCTTCTCCTTTACATCATCCTTTTTTCTAATTATACATGATTACCGCCAATAAAAAAAGCAGATTCCCTGTTCGGGTATCTGCCTTTGGCTACAAACGCAGCCCTTTTATATCCTTAATGCGTGATAAAATGACATTACAGCTCATCTCCCGGACGCCTGGCAGGGTATAGATCACGCGGTTTAAAAAATCTTCCATCTCCTCATTGCCCGCGGCCACAGCGTGGACATGGAGTTTGCTCCTGCCAGACACCTGATAAATCTGGGTGACCAGATCATTCTGGTTCAGAATATCCACCACCTCCGCAAATCGGGGAGGCTCCATTTCCAGCTCAAAATAACAAGAGATGGCTCCGCTGATCTTCTGAGGGTTTATAATGGTCGTATATTCTTCGATAATTCCCCGGTCTTCAAGCGCGCTGATCCTGGCCTTAACTGCTACCCGGGACAGCCCAACGGCCTCTCCGATATCCGAATAGGACATCCGCGCGTTCTTAATGAGCAAATTTACAATCTTCTGGTCTGTTTCATCTAATCCGCTTAAAAACATGCTGTTTCTCCCTCTCGAAATGTTTATTTTATCTTACCGCGTTTCATAACAAAAGGCAACCCTTTCTTTCTGTAAGATTTTCTTTGACTTTTTGATATTTAAGAAATATAATATCTACAAATAGTAAGTTTTATGTTTCGAATCGAAAGGACAAGATTGTTATGCAAAGAGATTTGACTGCCGGAAGCGTCACAAAGGGCATGCTGTTGTTCGCCGGCCCCATGATTCTCGGCAACCTGCTTCAGCAGCTCTATAATGTGGCGGATACCCTTATCGTCGGCCAGTTCCTCGGGGCAGGTCCACTGGCGGCGGTCGGCTCCTCCTTTACCCTTATGGTATTTTTAACCTCCATTATTCTGGGGCTGTGCATGGGCAGCAGCGTTGTTTTTTCCATGCTCTATGGCGCAAGGCGCGAAGATGACCTGAAAACCAGTTTTTTTATTGCCTTTGTGTTCATCGCCGCAGTTACTCTTATGATCAACACTCTGGCCTTTGCCTTTATTGATCCTTTGCTGCAGGCACTGCAAATCCCCTCTGCTATCCTGGAAGACACCCGGGCTTACCTGCTCATTATTTTCGGCGGCATTGGCTTTACCTTTATCTATAATTACTTTGCCTCCCTGCTCCGGGGTATCGGCAACTCTGTGGTGCCGCTGGTCTTTCTGGCCGTTTCAGCTCTTTTAAACATTGTGCTTGATCTTGCTCTGATCCTGCGCTTTAATATGGGCGTCTCTGGCGCTGCCCTGGCCACCATTACAGCCCAGGGCGTCTCGGCGGTTTCCATTGGTATCTACAGCTTTCTGAAAATTCCAGCGCTCCGGCTGAAACGCGCACATCTCCGGTTTAACCGGGCCATTGTCCAGGATGTTGTGCAGTACTCCCTGCTGACTTGTGTCCAGCAGTCCATCATGAACTTCGGCATTCTCATGATCCAAGGGCTGGTCAACAGCTTTGGCGTATCGGTTATGGCGGCTTTTGCCGCGGCGGTAAAGATCGATTCCTTTGCCTACATGCCGGTACAGGACTTTGGCAATGCCTTTTCCACCTATATTGCCCAGAACTACGGCGCGGGAAAGGCTGACCGCATCCAGAAAGGTATCCGCTGCGCAATACTGACAGCGCTTGTATTCTGCCTCTTTATCTCTGTTATTGTCTTCTTTTTCGGCAGCGCTCTGATGCTGATCTTTGTAAGACCAGAGGAAGCAGAAATCATCGCCATCGGTACTGGCTATTTAAAAATCGAGGGGGCCTGCTACTGCGGCATCGGCTGTCTTTTCCTGCTCTACGGCCTTTACCGGGGTATTGGCCGTCCTGGTATTTCCGTGGTGCTCACAGTGATCTCCCTCGGCACACGGGTGGCGCTGGCCTACCTTCTGGCTCCGCTTCCCGCCGTCGGCCTCCTGGGAATCTGGTGGGCCATTCCCATCGGCTGGTTTTTAGCCGATATTACAGGGCTTCTCTACTGGCGATTCCGGCACAGGCAGCTCATGCCCGGATAAAAAAACACCGAACCGCAAAACAGCGGCTCGGTGTTTTTGTTTTACAGAATAATATTCTGCTGTTCCCCTGCCATCCAGGTTTCGATATTTTTGAAGACAATATCCGCCCGGATCTTCATCGACTCTTTGCTGGCAAAAGCAATATGCGGCGTAATGATGGTGTGTTTTGCCTTAAGCAGCGGATGCTCTGACGGAAATGGCGGTTCCATTTCCAGAACGTCAATGCCAGCTCCGGCAATTTTATCACTGTTCAGCGCGTCGGCCAGTGCCTGTGAATCGACAACCGGCCCTCTTGCAGCATTAATCAGGTAAGCGGTAGGTTTCATGTAAGCGATGGTTTCAGCGTTGATCATCCCCCGCGACTGCTCTGTCAGCGGGCAATGGAGTGTGACAATATCGGACTGCTCAAGCATTTCCTTTAAAGGCATGTAGGTGATATAATCCGGCTTGTTTTTACCGCTGCCAAAGCCATTGTAGGCAACGACCCTGCAGCCAAAGGCACGGCACAGCTCAGCAGTGCGGCTCCCAATAGCTCCAGTACCGATAATACCAACGGTTTTTCCCTTGAGCTCACTGCCCACCAGGCCATCCTTGGTTTTCCCATCACGGGCCCGGGCATCCATCTGAGGGACATTGCGCAGCAGGGAAAGCATCATTTCGATGGCCAGTTCAGCGACAGACTCGTTGGAGTAGCCTGAGGCGTTGCTGACTGCCACGCCCTTTCTTTTAGCGGCTTCCAGATCCACATGGTCTACCCCGGTAAAGGCAACATCAATATATTTAAGATGGTCACAGGCTTCGATTACTTCACCCTTCAACGGCATATTGGCAAGCATCAGGATATCGGCGTCCTTTGCCTCTTCAATCAGGACCTGCGGATCGTCATTTCGCTCATAGGCTTTAAAGCTATGGCCCGCTTCTGTCAGGGGCTTTACCAGCGCTTCCAGCGTTTCACTGTCAACTGCCAGGGATTCTAATAATACAATGTTCATGGTAATTCCTTCTTTCTGGATCAATTATTACCCATAGTGTACCCCTAAACGCTTTAAAAATCAATGGTCTGACCAGTCTTATTGTCCGTCTCACCCGGCTGCAAAAACAAAGTGTCCCGGTGACACCTCATGCCAGACCGGCTGTCCCCCGCCCCTCTCAGGCTGATACCCGGCGTGTCTGTGGTTTTTAGCTGCTCCGGGGTCCGGAACGGGAATGGCCTCGATCAGGCTTTGGGTGTAGGGGTGTACCGGATAGCTGAACAGTTCCTTTCCTGGCGCCAGCTCCACCAGCCTGCCGCGGTGCATTACGCCGATACGGTCACTGATATAGCGCACCATTGCCAGGTCATGGGCGATAAACAGAAAGGTCAGGCGGCATTCCTCCTGCAGCTTTTTAAAAAGGTTCACAATCTGTGCCTGAATGGAAACATCGAGAGAAGCGATGGGCTCGTCGGCGATGATCAGCTTTGGATTTAAGGCCAGCGCCCGGGCGATGCAGGCCCGCTGAAGCTGGCCGCCGGAAAACTCCGAGGGATAGCGGTCCATCACACTGCTGCTGAGACCAGTGAGTGCCATGAGCTCGGCCGCTTTTTCCCGAAGCTCTCTTTTTCCTGCTTTTCTGCTGCGTATTCTAAAAGGCTCGGCGATGATCTCACCAATAGTCATACGGGTATTGACCGCTGACGCCGCGTCTTGAAAAATCATCTGCATTTCTCCGGTAATGCGCCGGCGGTTTTTCCTGTAGACAGATTTATCTGAAATTTCCATGCCGTCAAAACAGACGGAGCCACCGGTCGGCTCAAAAAGGTGCATCAGCGCCTTACCTGTTGTCGATTTTCCTGAGCCGCTCTCGCCCACCAGCCCAAAAATTTCGCCTTTGAGTATATCAAAAGAAACATCGTCCACTGCCTTGACGGTGGTATGCTTGTCCAGCATGTAATATTTTTTAAGCTCCCGGACTTCAACCAGCTTATTCTCATTCATCAAAAGGCCTCCTGTCGCTTGATGACCCGGCCGTTCTCCACCCGCACAGGCGGCTCGATCCTGGGTGCCCGCGGGTCCAGCAGCCAGGTTGCTGCGTAGTGCGTATCGGATATTTTAAACATAGGCGGCGCTTCCTCATAGTCAATGGCCAGCGCATAGGGGTTTCGCGGCGCAAAAGCGTCACCTCTGGGCGGATGGATCAAATCCGGCGGCGTACCGGGGATTGGGTTCAGGGTTTCCTCACCACCATCAGTGGAAGGCAGCGATGACAGCAGCCCCCAGGTATATGGGTGACGCGGGTCATAAAAAACATCGTCGGCAGTCCCCAGCTCTGCCAGCTTGCCGGCATACATCACTGCTACCCGGTCTGCCATCCTTGCCACCACTCCCAGGTCATGGGTGATAAACAGGATTGCCACGCCTGTCCGCTTCTGTATTTCTTTAAGCAGCTCCAGTATCTGGGACTGGATGGTGACGTCCAGCGCGGTTGTCGGCTCATCGGCAATCAAAACATCCGGGCCGCAGGCCAACGCCATGGCAATGACACTTCTTTGAAGCATGCCTCCGGAAAAATGATGGGGATACTGATCAAAACGTTTTTCCGCCGCGTCAATGCCAACCTGCTTCATCAGCGAAACTGCCAGCTTTCTCGCCTCAGCCCGGCCAATTTTCTGGTGTGCCCTTACCGCCTCCACAATCTGGCTGCCAATAGACATGGTCGGGTTTAAGGAGGATACAGGATCCTGGAAAATCATAGAGATTTCTTCTCCCCGAACCGCTTCCAGCTCTTTCTCTGAAAGCCCTGTGAGATCCCTGCCTTTAAAAAGAATTTCACCGCCAGCTATCCCTGCCCTTGCCGGCAGAATCCCCAGAATACTTTTGCAGAACACAGACTTTCCACAGCCTGATTCGCCCACAATGGCCAGCGTTTCCCCGGGCTCCAGTGACAGGCTCACGTCCCGCACTGCGTGAACATCGCCCTGGTCTGTGGCGATATTGACAGACAGATTTTTAATCTCCAGTAATGTTGTCATGATGTATTCTCCTCAACAAAAAATGGTGAAGGGAGCATTGAGGCAATTCCCTCAATGCTCCACAGTGTATAAAAAAACCTGAGAGACGAAGCCTTTTACCTAAGGAAGAAAAAGCGTCCTGCGGGTACTGCCCTCACACTGGTATCTGCCTCACTAAAGTTGATTCTTTAGCTCGCCAGTGTCCGGCTATACCGGTCGTTCAGCACAATTTCCGGCCATTATTCGCAGCGCTTGGACCTTTTTTCTTATCTGGATAAAAGGCGCAGTCTTGGACCTCGGCACTTCTTTGACAGCCTGAGAAACATTGCAGTAATGCCCTCAATGCTTCGGTTTCACTTTAATTTAAAGTCCAGTCCGCAATATTCCAGAAAATACCAACGCCGTGATGGCCTAAAATGGTATCCGGGGTAATCCCCTGAATATTGGCCTTGGCCACATAGATGGCGTCTACATAGGCGATGAAAGTATAAGGCATATCCTTTGTCAGCTCTTCCTGGAAAGCCTTGTAGTATTCCATTCTCTGCGCGTCATTGTCTGTTTCGCGGGCCTTCTGGAGCAGCTCGTCCACCTTGGGATTGGAGTATCCGCTGTAATTTGAGCCCTTGTCTGTCCCGAAAACCTTGTAGGTGTGATCGTCCGGGTCAAAGGGGCTTCCCCAGCCGATGAGATAGGTTTCCTGACCGGCCCAGTCGGTCTCAGCGTTGACGGAAACTGTGGCGTCCACCCCGATATCCTTCAGATTCTGGGCTGCGACATTGGCAATATCCACACGCACCTGATCGCCTTCTGCAATGTTGATTTTAAACGCCAGACGTGTTCCGTTTTTCGCATAAACGCCGTCGCTGCCTTTTTTCCATCCGGCAGCCTCCAGCATTTCCTGGGCTTTTGCCGGGTTATAATCAAATTTTTCGATGTCTGGGTTATTGTAAGGCCCTGCCTGAAGCGGTGAGTAAGCGAGCTGTCCCTCACCCAGCAGTACAGAATCAATGATAGCCTGGCGGTCAATGGCATAGCTCAGCGCGTTTGGAAGCTCGCGGTTGTTTTTAAACAGGTCATTGTTAAAATTATATAAAATCCCACGGTAGTCGGCTGTCTTCATATCGTAAATTTTAAATTCATCGTTGCCCTCAAACTGCCTGGCGTCGTTCGGCGGTACCTGCGCCATGTCCAGTTCCCCGGATTTCAGCTGCATGGCACGGGCTTTGGTGTCCTCGACAATTTTGAAGATAACCTTGTCGATTTTTGGCGCGCCCCCATAGTAGTTGTCAAATTTTTCCATGGTAATGCTCTGGCCTTCATCCCAGGATACCAGCTTGTAAGGGCCAGTGCCAATGGGGTTACGGTTAAAATCATCCGTTGCCAGATCCTTGCCCTCCAGCAGGTGTGCCGGCAAAATACCGATGGTCAGGTAATCCAGCATCGCAATGTTTGGCGCTTTAAGGGAAATTTTGACGGTTTGATCATCCGGCACTTCAATTTTTGTGATGTCCTCATAGTTTGAAGCAATTTCCGAAGCATTATCCGGATTCATAATCGCTTCGAGGGTAAACTTGACATCATTGGCGGTAAACTTCTCCCCGTCCTGCCAGGTAATACCCTCCCGGATGTGGAAAGTGTAGGTATTATCCGCCGCGTTCCAATCCCAGCTCTCTGCCATTCCCGGAATGACCTTGTCATTTTCATCGTGGGCGGTCAGGCCTGCAAACAGAAGCAAGTTGATTTCTCCGTGCTCATACAGCGCTGGATTGATCGCTGTATAATCCTGGCTGCCATATACCAGCGTATTGCCATCCTTCGTGTCTGTGCCGGCTGTCTTACTGCCACAGCCTGCAAATACTGTTGCTGTCATCACCAGAGCGATGCCCAGCGCCAGCAGCTTTTTCATTTTCTTCATTTCTTTCTCCTTTTATTTTCATAACAGCCTCCGCTGTTTTAAACTAAATTTCCCGCATACCGCGGTTATTGCGTTTACGGATATAATTTCCGATATCCGTAATACTGACCAGTGTCACCACCAGGAAAAGCCCCGGTATCAGAATAATCCACCAGTCATTTGATAAAAGCGCCTGATCGGCGTTTGACAGCATGCTCCCCCAGGAAATAATTTCAACGGGAAGCCCAATGCCCAAAAAGCTCAGCGTCGCCTCTGTCCCGATCGCCGCGCCAATATTTGTGACGACCATGAACATAATGGACGATACAAAGTTTGGCAGCAGATGCCGCCTCAAAATATAGAAGAAGTCTCCGTCCATTGTTTTTGCTGCCAGAATATAATCCGCATTGCGGATCTGCCTGACCTCGCTGCGCACAATTTTTGAAATGTTCATCCAACTGGTAATGCCAATGACAAAAGCAATGGTCAGGGGGCCTGTCTGTCCGATGATGGCCTGGATAAAAATGACGATCAAAATGGACGGGATACTCAAAATAATTTCCGTGAACCGCATCATTCCATCATCGACCCACTCACTTGAAAGGCCGCTGATACTGCCGTAAACAACAGCGATCAGCGTTGAAAGCGCTGTGGCCGCCAGACCGATAAACAGGGAAATGCGCCCGCCGTACCAGATCATGGAAAAAATATCCCGCCCCATCATATCTGTGCCAAAATAAAACTGACTGCCTGGCGGTACTGCCCGGTTTGCCAGATCCATATAGGTCGGGTCATGGTTTATGACTGCCTCACAGAATACACATCCCAGAACAATGGCGGCCAGGAGCGTAACTGCCGCAAAGGGCATGCCCTTCAGGCGTTCCAGACGTCCTTTGGCAGGAGGTACTACCGCCTGCTCCATCGACTTGTAGTCTGGCCCAACCACTTCAAAGGCTTCGTTTTTCACAGGAGCTCACCCCTTTCGTGCTTCATGCGCGGGTCAATCTTATCATTGATGATCTGAGCGACCATATTTGAAAACACCACCACAATACCGGTCAGCAGACACAGCACCATGAGCATATTGTAGTCGTGATACTTTGCGCTTTCAAAACTCAGCGTTCCCAGCCCCGGATAAGAAAAGACCTTTTCGACCACGTAGGTTCCCCCAATGATATGCGGCACTGAGATGGCCATAATGCTGATAAATGTCGGCATAATGTTGCGCAGACAGTGCCGCCATACAATCTGCCGCCGGGTCATTCCCTTGGTCTTACAGAGCAGCACATAATCC
The DNA window shown above is from Eubacterium limosum and carries:
- a CDS encoding DUF4256 domain-containing protein, giving the protein MANFKKTLMPEQAEALFKILQERFIKNMDRHENLEWEKLRIKLEEHPEKMWSLNAMEESGGEPDVIEYDVETDRFIFYDCSKESPLGRRKLCYDQEALENRKANKPEGSALAAASAMGIELLTEAQYRALQQKGDFDTKTSSWVLTPPDIRNRGGALFCDRRYNHVFVYHNGAESYYAARGFRGLLCV
- a CDS encoding HD domain-containing phosphohydrolase, which produces MGEDRRSDIIQGGDAVRIVRKTLGLVDERLVNHGERVGYMLYQMLRDSERYSEKEALEIFNLGVFHDIGAYKTDEIDKMVKFEADNVWEHSIYGYLFLKYLSPLKEQAEAILFHHLNYDRYDKVESDFKDIALMIKLTDRVDISMQSHGGAFDLAEITDGAGSRFAPEHVELFLKTNAKFQIIESLNSGAYEQEIEEIQKKLVLSPADIDLYLQMLAYSIDFRSEYTVTHTVTTVGISVEIARLLNYSAEDKQRIYYGALLHDVGKIAIPLEILEYPGKLSPQAMKIMKTHVQISEDILRGAVADDVCEIAIRHHEKLDGLGYHRGLSAAELTEGQRIVAVADVLSALRQRRSYKEAFPKEKIIEVLKEQSEKGKLCPAICDLVIGHYDVVMANADSSCEAFLSVYDNLMLEYERIYNLVSKL
- a CDS encoding ABC transporter ATP-binding protein, with protein sequence MTTLLEIKNLSVNIATDQGDVHAVRDVSLSLEPGETLAIVGESGCGKSVFCKSILGILPARAGIAGGEILFKGRDLTGLSEKELEAVRGEEISMIFQDPVSSLNPTMSIGSQIVEAVRAHQKIGRAEARKLAVSLMKQVGIDAAEKRFDQYPHHFSGGMLQRSVIAMALACGPDVLIADEPTTALDVTIQSQILELLKEIQKRTGVAILFITHDLGVVARMADRVAVMYAGKLAELGTADDVFYDPRHPYTWGLLSSLPSTDGGEETLNPIPGTPPDLIHPPRGDAFAPRNPYALAIDYEEAPPMFKISDTHYAATWLLDPRAPRIEPPVRVENGRVIKRQEAF
- a CDS encoding 2-hydroxyacid dehydrogenase: MNIVLLESLAVDSETLEALVKPLTEAGHSFKAYERNDDPQVLIEEAKDADILMLANMPLKGEVIEACDHLKYIDVAFTGVDHVDLEAAKRKGVAVSNASGYSNESVAELAIEMMLSLLRNVPQMDARARDGKTKDGLVGSELKGKTVGIIGTGAIGSRTAELCRAFGCRVVAYNGFGSGKNKPDYITYMPLKEMLEQSDIVTLHCPLTEQSRGMINAETIAYMKPTAYLINAARGPVVDSQALADALNSDKIAGAGIDVLEMEPPFPSEHPLLKAKHTIITPHIAFASKESMKIRADIVFKNIETWMAGEQQNIIL
- a CDS encoding ATP-binding cassette domain-containing protein, whose translation is MNENKLVEVRELKKYYMLDKHTTVKAVDDVSFDILKGEIFGLVGESGSGKSTTGKALMHLFEPTGGSVCFDGMEISDKSVYRKNRRRITGEMQMIFQDAASAVNTRMTIGEIIAEPFRIRSRKAGKRELREKAAELMALTGLSSSVMDRYPSEFSGGQLQRACIARALALNPKLIIADEPIASLDVSIQAQIVNLFKKLQEECRLTFLFIAHDLAMVRYISDRIGVMHRGRLVELAPGKELFSYPVHPYTQSLIEAIPVPDPGAAKNHRHAGYQPERGGGQPVWHEVSPGHFVFAAG
- a CDS encoding ABC transporter permease; its protein translation is MKNEAFEVVGPDYKSMEQAVVPPAKGRLERLKGMPFAAVTLLAAIVLGCVFCEAVINHDPTYMDLANRAVPPGSQFYFGTDMMGRDIFSMIWYGGRISLFIGLAATALSTLIAVVYGSISGLSSEWVDDGMMRFTEIILSIPSILIVIFIQAIIGQTGPLTIAFVIGITSWMNISKIVRSEVRQIRNADYILAAKTMDGDFFYILRRHLLPNFVSSIMFMVVTNIGAAIGTEATLSFLGIGLPVEIISWGSMLSNADQALLSNDWWIILIPGLFLVVTLVSITDIGNYIRKRNNRGMREI
- a CDS encoding ABC transporter substrate-binding protein; the encoded protein is MKKMKKLLALGIALVMTATVFAGCGSKTAGTDTKDGNTLVYGSQDYTAINPALYEHGEINLLLFAGLTAHDENDKVIPGMAESWDWNAADNTYTFHIREGITWQDGEKFTANDVKFTLEAIMNPDNASEIASNYEDITKIEVPDDQTVKISLKAPNIAMLDYLTIGILPAHLLEGKDLATDDFNRNPIGTGPYKLVSWDEGQSITMEKFDNYYGGAPKIDKVIFKIVEDTKARAMQLKSGELDMAQVPPNDARQFEGNDEFKIYDMKTADYRGILYNFNNDLFKNNRELPNALSYAIDRQAIIDSVLLGEGQLAYSPLQAGPYNNPDIEKFDYNPAKAQEMLEAAGWKKGSDGVYAKNGTRLAFKINIAEGDQVRVDIANVAAQNLKDIGVDATVSVNAETDWAGQETYLIGWGSPFDPDDHTYKVFGTDKGSNYSGYSNPKVDELLQKARETDNDAQRMEYYKAFQEELTKDMPYTFIAYVDAIYVAKANIQGITPDTILGHHGVGIFWNIADWTLN
- a CDS encoding Lrp/AsnC family transcriptional regulator; translation: MFLSGLDETDQKIVNLLIKNARMSYSDIGEAVGLSRVAVKARISALEDRGIIEEYTTIINPQKISGAISCYFELEMEPPRFAEVVDILNQNDLVTQIYQVSGRSKLHVHAVAAGNEEMEDFLNRVIYTLPGVREMSCNVILSRIKDIKGLRL
- a CDS encoding MATE family efflux transporter; its protein translation is MQRDLTAGSVTKGMLLFAGPMILGNLLQQLYNVADTLIVGQFLGAGPLAAVGSSFTLMVFLTSIILGLCMGSSVVFSMLYGARREDDLKTSFFIAFVFIAAVTLMINTLAFAFIDPLLQALQIPSAILEDTRAYLLIIFGGIGFTFIYNYFASLLRGIGNSVVPLVFLAVSALLNIVLDLALILRFNMGVSGAALATITAQGVSAVSIGIYSFLKIPALRLKRAHLRFNRAIVQDVVQYSLLTCVQQSIMNFGILMIQGLVNSFGVSVMAAFAAAVKIDSFAYMPVQDFGNAFSTYIAQNYGAGKADRIQKGIRCAILTALVFCLFISVIVFFFGSALMLIFVRPEEAEIIAIGTGYLKIEGACYCGIGCLFLLYGLYRGIGRPGISVVLTVISLGTRVALAYLLAPLPAVGLLGIWWAIPIGWFLADITGLLYWRFRHRQLMPG
- a CDS encoding serpin family protein, with the translated sequence MKKGIAFALSAVIMLGIFTACTAKDNRKKDAGKVTPSAAPTPVSTPEPTPGMLISSGEGYSNFAAGLYAKSAEAREGNFLISPASAYFALAMTANGSDAETQKALELVLGMPVDQMNAACAQLIPELRMRSEDGGRLDIANSIWLNETLEARDDFINTAKEIYEAEIFEAALSESADDVNNWVSEKTNGMIPQMLDEEPGSDAAMLLLNALYFSGVWDTPFEESLTEDRVFYREDGTTVEHPFMNKYEDRMQYIKTENAEGIKLPYNNYRQSFIALRPTDGRNIHEFAAAFEKDTLKDALSRSESRAVNLYMPKFEQDYKIDMSDLLRDMGLEIIFDWNQADFSKMGTMNGYPLFVSKVIQKSAVRVDERGTEAAAATEVEMDVAALPMEDQKGPVELVLDSPYAYFIMDSESGIPLFMGVMGDPS